A genomic window from Methylorubrum extorquens includes:
- a CDS encoding DegQ family serine endoprotease, with protein sequence MRLAANAVRGRTPSFARRASSALAAAVLGVTVTVTALPIPAFARGPESLADLADKVTDAVVNISASTTVEASNRGGRTMPQLPQGTPFEDLFEEFFKRRGQGTPKGDEDSPRGPTRKSNSLGSGFIIDASGIVVTNNHVIGDANDIQVILSDGTKLKAEIIGKDPKIDLALLRVKPTAERPLRAVPFGDSDKMRPGDWVMAIGNPFGLGGSVSAGIVSARGRNIESGPYDNYIQTDAAINKGNSGGPLFNMDGEVIGINTAILSPSGGSVGIGFAVPSGTASQVVDQLRQFGEVRRGWLGVRIQNVDEATAEALGLKGGAKGALVAGVDEKGPAKTAGLEVGDVIVKFNGVPVKSSSELPRIVAATPVGKTVDIQIVRKGEEQTKAVLLGRLEDGEKTQVANVKQPEPESVNRQILGLNLSGLNDEARRRYGIKESVKNGVVVTKVDPDSTAADKRIQPGEVIVEVGQEAVSNPADVTKRVEALKKEGRKSVLLLVASISGDVRFVAIGLE encoded by the coding sequence ATGAGACTCGCCGCGAACGCCGTCCGGGGTCGAACGCCGTCGTTTGCCCGGCGCGCCTCATCGGCCCTGGCCGCCGCGGTGCTGGGCGTCACCGTCACGGTCACCGCCCTGCCGATCCCCGCCTTCGCCCGCGGCCCGGAATCGCTCGCCGACCTCGCCGACAAGGTGACCGATGCGGTGGTGAACATCTCGGCCTCGACGACGGTCGAAGCCAGCAACCGCGGCGGCCGGACCATGCCGCAACTTCCGCAGGGCACCCCGTTCGAGGATCTCTTCGAGGAGTTCTTCAAGCGGCGTGGCCAAGGGACGCCGAAGGGTGACGAGGACAGCCCGCGCGGACCGACGCGCAAGTCGAATTCGCTCGGCTCCGGCTTCATCATCGACGCCTCGGGCATCGTGGTGACGAACAACCACGTCATCGGCGACGCCAACGACATCCAGGTCATCCTGAGCGACGGCACCAAGCTGAAGGCGGAGATCATCGGCAAGGATCCGAAGATCGACCTCGCCCTTCTGCGGGTGAAGCCGACGGCCGAGCGCCCGCTCAGGGCCGTGCCCTTCGGCGATTCCGACAAGATGCGCCCAGGTGATTGGGTGATGGCGATCGGCAACCCGTTCGGCCTCGGCGGCTCGGTCTCCGCCGGCATCGTCTCGGCCCGGGGCCGCAACATCGAGTCCGGCCCCTACGACAACTACATCCAGACCGATGCGGCCATCAACAAGGGCAATTCCGGCGGCCCGCTGTTCAACATGGACGGCGAGGTGATCGGCATCAACACCGCGATCCTGTCACCTTCCGGCGGCTCGGTCGGCATCGGCTTCGCGGTTCCCTCGGGGACGGCAAGCCAGGTTGTCGATCAACTCCGGCAGTTCGGCGAGGTCCGTCGCGGCTGGCTCGGCGTGCGCATCCAGAACGTCGATGAGGCGACCGCCGAAGCGCTCGGCCTGAAGGGCGGCGCCAAGGGCGCGCTCGTGGCCGGTGTCGATGAGAAGGGCCCGGCCAAGACCGCGGGGCTCGAAGTCGGTGACGTCATCGTCAAGTTCAACGGCGTGCCGGTGAAGTCGTCGAGCGAGCTGCCGCGCATCGTCGCCGCGACCCCGGTCGGCAAGACCGTGGACATTCAGATCGTGCGCAAGGGCGAGGAGCAGACGAAGGCGGTTCTGCTCGGTCGCCTGGAGGACGGCGAGAAGACCCAGGTCGCCAACGTCAAGCAGCCGGAACCGGAATCGGTCAATCGCCAGATCCTCGGCCTCAACCTCTCCGGCCTCAACGACGAGGCGCGGCGCCGCTACGGCATCAAGGAGAGCGTCAAGAACGGCGTCGTGGTCACCAAGGTCGATCCCGACTCGACCGCCGCCGACAAGCGCATCCAGCCGGGCGAGGTCATCGTCGAGGTCGGCCAGGAGGCGGTTTCGAACCCTGCCGACGTGACGAAGCGCGTCGAGGCACTCAAGAAGGAGGGCCGCAAGTCTGTGCTGCTGCTGGTGGCCAGCATCAGCGGCGACGTGCGGTTCGTGGCGATCGGGTTGGAGTAA
- the serB gene encoding phosphoserine phosphatase SerB — protein MTLVATLIANPDRPAITDAVLAEARRVTRTEHQPRILHGEVAAELLLPGAPDDAPALTEALRAAFASEPIDVAVVPHDQHRRKRLFLADMDSTMIEQECIDELADVVGIKEQVAAITERAMRGEVAFEPALRERVGLLKGLSVGAIDGLIRDAIRLTPGGGTLVATMRAHGAFTCLVSGGFTLFTGPIGARLGFHETRANRLDVADGHLTGQVVEPIVGAEAKRASLIELRERLGLSPAETIAVGDGANDLPMLEEAGLGVAFRAKPKVAQAAQVRIEHGDLTALLYLQGFSAAEFVA, from the coding sequence ATGACCCTCGTCGCGACGCTGATAGCAAACCCCGACCGGCCCGCCATCACCGATGCAGTGCTCGCCGAGGCGCGCCGCGTGACGCGGACGGAGCATCAACCGCGCATTCTCCACGGCGAGGTGGCGGCCGAGCTTCTGCTGCCGGGCGCACCCGACGACGCGCCGGCTCTGACGGAAGCCCTGCGCGCGGCATTTGCGTCTGAGCCGATCGACGTTGCCGTGGTTCCCCACGATCAGCACCGCCGCAAGCGGTTGTTCCTCGCCGACATGGACTCCACCATGATCGAGCAGGAATGCATCGACGAACTCGCCGACGTCGTCGGCATCAAGGAGCAGGTGGCGGCGATTACCGAGCGGGCCATGCGTGGTGAGGTCGCCTTCGAACCGGCGCTGCGGGAGCGGGTGGGCCTGCTGAAGGGCCTGTCTGTCGGCGCCATCGACGGTCTGATCCGCGATGCGATCCGCCTGACGCCGGGCGGCGGCACCCTCGTTGCGACGATGCGGGCGCACGGCGCCTTCACCTGCCTCGTCTCAGGCGGCTTCACCCTATTCACCGGCCCCATCGGCGCCCGTCTCGGTTTCCACGAAACCCGCGCCAACCGCCTCGACGTCGCGGACGGGCACCTGACGGGACAGGTTGTCGAGCCCATCGTCGGCGCGGAAGCCAAGCGCGCAAGCCTCATCGAACTGCGCGAGCGGTTGGGCCTGAGCCCAGCGGAGACGATCGCCGTGGGTGACGGGGCGAACGATCTGCCGATGCTCGAAGAGGCCGGTCTCGGTGTTGCCTTCCGCGCCAAGCCGAAAGTGGCGCAGGCCGCGCAGGTGCGAATCGAGCACGGCGATCTGACCGCGCTGCTCTACCTGCAAGGTTTCTCGGCGGCTGAGTTCGTAGCTTAA
- the miaA gene encoding tRNA (adenosine(37)-N6)-dimethylallyltransferase MiaA, with the protein MQGSDGQDAGHPAAILIAGPTASGKSALGLRIARAFGATVINTDSMQVYADLRVLSARPSAEEERLAPHRLYGGIDGAVNFSVGHFQRQAAALLSKMDAGTLPVFVGGTGLYFRSLDEGISDLPEVPDAIRQRIRTEADGQPTEALHAALARRDPESAQRLRPSDRMRVMRALEIHAATGRSIGSFQESRVPGPLAGKPLLKLFLATEREALRQRIDARFVAMMEQGAMDEVAALRERRLDPLLPVMRAHGVPGLIAHLDGTISREEAIRRGQGDTRRYAKRQFTWFRHQMGEDWHWTTPEGAWSLVQARLSAPAGR; encoded by the coding sequence GTGCAGGGTTCGGACGGGCAGGACGCGGGGCACCCGGCCGCCATCCTCATTGCAGGGCCCACCGCCTCGGGCAAGTCGGCGCTGGGCTTGCGGATCGCCCGCGCTTTCGGTGCCACGGTGATCAATACCGATTCGATGCAGGTCTATGCCGATCTGCGCGTGCTTTCGGCGCGGCCCTCCGCCGAGGAGGAAAGGCTGGCCCCCCATCGCCTCTACGGCGGTATCGACGGGGCCGTGAACTTCTCCGTCGGACACTTCCAGCGGCAGGCGGCGGCGCTCCTTTCGAAGATGGATGCAGGAACCCTGCCCGTCTTCGTTGGCGGCACCGGCCTCTACTTCCGTAGCCTCGACGAGGGCATTTCGGATCTGCCGGAAGTGCCTGACGCCATCCGTCAGCGGATTCGCACCGAGGCGGACGGACAGCCGACCGAGGCGCTTCATGCCGCGCTGGCACGGCGTGATCCCGAGAGCGCCCAGCGCCTGCGGCCGTCGGACCGGATGCGCGTGATGCGGGCTCTTGAAATCCACGCGGCGACCGGCCGCTCCATCGGCTCGTTTCAAGAATCGCGTGTGCCGGGTCCGCTTGCCGGAAAGCCGTTGCTGAAGCTCTTCCTCGCCACCGAGCGTGAGGCGCTGCGCCAGCGCATCGACGCGCGCTTCGTGGCGATGATGGAGCAAGGCGCGATGGACGAGGTCGCCGCGCTCCGCGAACGGCGCCTCGACCCGCTATTACCGGTGATGCGCGCCCACGGCGTGCCCGGCCTGATCGCCCACCTCGACGGGACGATCTCCCGCGAAGAAGCGATCCGGCGTGGTCAAGGCGACACCCGCCGCTACGCCAAGCGCCAGTTCACGTGGTTTCGCCACCAGATGGGCGAGGATTGGCATTGGACCACGCCGGAGGGGGCGTGGTCCCTGGTGCAAGCTCGGCTCAGCGCTCCAGCCGGGCGATGA
- a CDS encoding NAD(P)-dependent oxidoreductase: MAKAAFLGLGVMGSPMAGHLAKKGHDVTVFNRTGAKAEAWVAANGGQAAATPREAAAGCAIVFACVGNDDDLRSVVLGGDGAFAGMAKGAIFVDHTTASAEVARELSAAADAAGLRFIDAPVSGGQAGAENGVLTVMCGGEEAAYAEAEPVIMAYAKSCRLLGPSGSGQLTKMVNQIAIAGLVQGLSEAIHFGKRAGLDMEAVLDVISKGAAGSWQMENRGRTMNADKFDFGFAVEWMRKDLGILLAESRRNGARLPVTALVDQFYAEIEAMGGKRWDTSSLIARLER; encoded by the coding sequence ATGGCCAAAGCCGCGTTCCTGGGCCTCGGTGTGATGGGCTCGCCGATGGCGGGGCACCTCGCAAAGAAGGGCCACGACGTCACTGTGTTCAACCGCACCGGCGCCAAGGCCGAGGCGTGGGTCGCGGCCAACGGAGGCCAAGCCGCCGCAACGCCCCGCGAGGCGGCGGCGGGATGCGCCATCGTTTTCGCCTGCGTCGGCAACGACGACGATTTGCGCTCGGTGGTGCTTGGCGGGGACGGCGCCTTCGCCGGCATGGCGAAGGGTGCGATCTTCGTCGATCACACCACCGCCTCGGCCGAGGTCGCCCGCGAACTGTCCGCAGCGGCGGACGCGGCCGGGCTTCGCTTCATCGATGCCCCGGTCTCCGGCGGTCAGGCGGGCGCGGAGAACGGGGTGCTTACCGTGATGTGCGGTGGCGAGGAGGCGGCCTACGCCGAGGCCGAACCGGTCATCATGGCTTATGCCAAGTCCTGCCGCCTCCTAGGGCCGTCCGGCTCGGGCCAGCTGACCAAAATGGTCAACCAGATCGCGATCGCCGGGCTGGTGCAGGGGCTCTCGGAGGCGATCCACTTCGGCAAGCGCGCCGGTCTCGATATGGAAGCGGTACTCGACGTGATCTCCAAGGGCGCGGCCGGCTCCTGGCAGATGGAGAATCGCGGGCGCACGATGAACGCGGACAAGTTCGACTTCGGCTTCGCGGTCGAGTGGATGCGCAAGGATCTCGGCATCCTGCTCGCCGAGTCCCGCCGCAACGGAGCCCGGCTGCCGGTGACGGCTTTGGTCGATCAGTTCTACGCCGAGATCGAGGCCATGGGCGGCAAGCGCTGGGACACCTCGTCTCTCATCGCCCGGCTGGAGCGCTGA
- a CDS encoding GSCFA domain-containing protein, which translates to MQDRAQNPYSGLADHAFWDRSVGSLPLFALDPMAGPPVPDGFRLTRQTRIATAGSCFAQHIADRLQASGYDYLVTEDAPDSVTPDEARARGYRLFSARYGNVYTARQLLQLIERAYGRFTPADVAWKRADGRFADPFRPRIEPAGFASPEAIESERQEHFARVRRLFESLDVFVFTLGLTEGWQATADGAAFPLCPGVAAGTFDPDAYAFRNQPVEEVIADLSAFADALKAVNPRARLILTVSPVPLVATYEGRHVLQSTIYSKAVLRVAAQRVADTRDDTLYFPSYEIITSPEGAFRYLESDLRSVSKDGVDHVMRVFFRHLTEAGDQDALPASSRSLHEARREFARQAAVVCDEELLAGGGTRPWLGESSSSATTAKSPSLRGAWGSLRRMLRSRR; encoded by the coding sequence ATGCAAGACCGCGCTCAGAACCCTTATTCCGGTCTTGCCGACCACGCCTTCTGGGATCGCTCCGTCGGCTCGCTGCCGCTATTCGCCCTGGACCCGATGGCCGGACCGCCGGTACCGGACGGCTTCCGCCTGACGCGTCAGACCCGGATTGCCACGGCGGGAAGCTGCTTTGCCCAGCACATCGCCGATAGACTCCAGGCGAGCGGCTACGATTACCTCGTCACGGAAGATGCACCCGACAGCGTCACACCGGACGAGGCGCGTGCGCGCGGCTACCGCCTGTTCTCGGCGCGCTACGGCAACGTCTACACCGCACGCCAACTCCTTCAGCTCATCGAACGGGCCTACGGTCGCTTCACCCCCGCCGATGTAGCCTGGAAAAGAGCCGATGGGCGCTTCGCCGACCCGTTCCGGCCGCGCATCGAGCCCGCCGGCTTTGCCAGCCCCGAAGCGATCGAGTCGGAGCGGCAAGAACACTTCGCCCGAGTGCGCCGGCTCTTCGAGAGCCTCGACGTCTTCGTCTTCACCCTCGGCCTCACCGAGGGCTGGCAGGCAACGGCCGACGGCGCGGCCTTCCCGCTCTGTCCGGGCGTGGCCGCCGGCACCTTCGATCCGGACGCCTACGCCTTCAGGAACCAGCCGGTCGAGGAGGTGATCGCGGACCTCTCGGCCTTCGCCGACGCCCTGAAAGCGGTTAATCCGCGGGCGCGCCTGATCCTGACAGTCTCGCCGGTGCCGCTTGTCGCGACCTATGAAGGGCGCCACGTGCTGCAATCGACCATATACAGCAAGGCGGTGCTCCGGGTTGCCGCCCAGCGTGTCGCCGACACCCGCGACGATACGCTGTACTTCCCCTCTTACGAGATCATCACATCGCCCGAGGGCGCCTTCCGCTATCTCGAGAGCGATCTCAGGTCCGTCAGCAAGGACGGTGTCGATCATGTCATGCGGGTCTTCTTCCGCCATCTCACCGAGGCCGGGGACCAGGACGCCCTCCCCGCCTCCAGCCGCAGCCTTCACGAGGCCCGCCGCGAGTTCGCCCGGCAGGCCGCCGTGGTCTGCGACGAGGAATTGCTGGCAGGCGGAGGCACGCGGCCGTGGCTAGGCGAATCGTCGTCGTCGGCAACAACTGCCAAGTCGCCGTCCTTGCGGGGTGCCTGGGGTTCCTTGCGCCGAATGCTGAGATCGCGTCGGTAG
- a CDS encoding WcbI family polysaccharide biosynthesis putative acetyltransferase, which translates to MARRIVVVGNNCQVAVLAGCLGFLAPNAEIASVEPATFSQFDSSPARLLEAVRAADLTVCFPFEAGPFGEVTAARIFETARFVVPVPTIVFPAFHPDIVYIAHKGGLFGSPMGDYHSALIVYGFARGFAADEIVSLFRAEVFSRVGYLDGWFPNRDALLALSHAHGCDLDRLFAGWMRRGCFMHTINHPKLFVLADLARDALRRAEIPARTAACEDYLPDPLSGSIWPVYPDIAARLGVTGSTTFKPPLGGLNFLVDASRCIELRAMVEGSLAIYAHTPKVAAHCDRVQDWLASREIRDNLVPIAG; encoded by the coding sequence GTGGCTAGGCGAATCGTCGTCGTCGGCAACAACTGCCAAGTCGCCGTCCTTGCGGGGTGCCTGGGGTTCCTTGCGCCGAATGCTGAGATCGCGTCGGTAGAGCCGGCGACGTTCTCGCAGTTCGACTCAAGTCCCGCGCGGCTGCTCGAAGCGGTTCGGGCTGCCGACCTGACCGTGTGCTTCCCGTTCGAGGCGGGCCCGTTCGGCGAGGTGACAGCCGCGCGGATCTTCGAGACCGCCCGGTTCGTCGTGCCCGTGCCGACGATCGTCTTCCCGGCCTTCCACCCGGACATCGTCTACATCGCCCACAAGGGCGGACTGTTCGGCTCGCCGATGGGCGACTACCACTCGGCGCTGATCGTCTACGGCTTCGCCCGCGGCTTCGCGGCCGATGAAATCGTCTCGCTGTTTCGGGCCGAGGTGTTTTCGCGCGTCGGCTATCTCGACGGCTGGTTTCCGAATCGCGATGCCTTGCTGGCGCTAAGCCATGCGCATGGCTGCGACCTCGACCGCCTGTTCGCTGGGTGGATGCGCCGCGGCTGCTTCATGCACACGATCAATCATCCGAAACTGTTCGTGCTCGCGGACCTCGCTCGCGACGCGCTTCGCCGTGCCGAAATCCCGGCGCGAACGGCGGCCTGCGAGGATTACTTGCCCGATCCGCTCAGCGGGAGCATCTGGCCGGTTTATCCGGACATCGCAGCGCGGCTCGGCGTCACCGGCAGCACGACCTTCAAGCCGCCGCTCGGCGGCCTGAACTTCCTCGTCGATGCCAGCCGCTGCATCGAGCTACGGGCGATGGTCGAGGGATCGCTGGCGATCTACGCGCACACGCCGAAGGTCGCCGCGCATTGCGATCGTGTCCAGGACTGGCTCGCGAGCCGGGAGATTCGCGACAATCTGGTTCCGATCGCGGGTTGA
- the moaA gene encoding GTP 3',8-cyclase MoaA, translating to MWGPADDTLAPVRPAPLIDPFQRAITYLRISVTDRCDFRCAYCMSEDMQFLPKRDLLTLEELDRLCGVFIDRGVRKLRITGGEPLVRRDIMHLFRRLSRHLKSGTLDELTLTTNGSQLARFAPELADLGVRRINVSLDTLDPDKFRAITRRGDLSVVLAGIEAARAAGIKVKINAVALKGVNEDEIADMIAWAHGLGMDMTLIEVMPLGEIEGDRTDQFLPLSVARERLEQRFTLTPLPDRTGGPARYVRIDETGGRLGFITPLTHNFCESCNRVRLTCTGKLYMCLGQEDAADLRAALRASPDDALVTQAVVEAISRKPKGHDFVIERARPAAVPRHMSVTGG from the coding sequence ATGTGGGGCCCCGCCGACGATACCCTCGCGCCCGTGCGGCCGGCGCCGCTCATCGACCCTTTCCAGCGGGCGATCACCTATCTCAGGATCTCGGTAACGGATCGCTGCGATTTCCGTTGTGCGTACTGCATGTCGGAGGACATGCAGTTCCTGCCCAAGCGCGATCTGCTGACGCTCGAAGAACTCGATCGGCTCTGCGGCGTGTTCATCGATCGCGGTGTGCGCAAGCTGCGGATCACCGGCGGCGAGCCGCTGGTGCGCCGAGACATCATGCATCTGTTCCGCCGGCTTTCTCGGCACCTGAAGAGCGGCACCCTGGACGAACTGACGCTGACGACCAACGGCTCCCAGCTTGCCCGCTTCGCGCCCGAATTGGCCGATCTCGGCGTGCGCCGGATCAACGTCTCGCTCGATACGCTCGACCCCGACAAGTTCCGGGCGATCACCCGGCGTGGCGACCTGTCGGTGGTGCTGGCGGGGATCGAGGCGGCGCGTGCCGCGGGCATCAAGGTCAAGATCAACGCCGTGGCGCTCAAAGGCGTGAACGAGGACGAGATCGCCGACATGATCGCCTGGGCCCACGGGCTCGGCATGGACATGACGCTGATCGAGGTGATGCCGCTCGGCGAGATCGAGGGCGACCGCACCGACCAGTTCCTGCCGCTCTCGGTTGCCCGCGAACGCCTTGAGCAACGCTTCACCCTGACGCCTTTGCCCGACCGGACCGGCGGCCCGGCCCGCTACGTGCGGATCGACGAGACCGGCGGACGGCTCGGCTTCATCACGCCTCTGACCCACAATTTCTGCGAGAGCTGCAACCGGGTGCGCCTGACCTGCACCGGCAAGCTCTACATGTGTCTGGGCCAGGAGGACGCGGCCGACCTGCGCGCGGCGCTGCGCGCTTCACCCGACGATGCGCTGGTGACGCAGGCCGTGGTCGAGGCGATCTCCCGCAAGCCGAAGGGCCACGACTTCGTCATCGAGCGCGCTCGCCCGGCGGCCGTGCCGCGGCACATGAGCGTCACCGGGGGCTGA